A genomic segment from Spinacia oleracea cultivar Varoflay chromosome 3, BTI_SOV_V1, whole genome shotgun sequence encodes:
- the LOC110797782 gene encoding uncharacterized protein isoform X2, producing MEMPSRAFWMMGHYHCGKKLGDAALQALTGRWGNYLRSLWQQLGRTTCRNSRIVGITLATMDLIGQLSGDLQLCQNSEFWIL from the exons ATGGAGATGCCATCGCGTGCATTTTGGATGATGGGACATTATCATTGTGGGAAGAAGTTAGGAG ATGCTGCTTTACAAGCCTTAACAGGAAGATGGGGGAATTACTTGAGATCCTTGTGGCAACAGCTGGGAAGGACTACCTGTAGAAATTCTCGTATTGTTGGCAT AACATTGGCAACTATGGATTTGATTGGTCAGTTGTCTGGAGACTTGCAACTTTGTCAGAACTCCGAATTCT GGATCCTATAA
- the LOC110797782 gene encoding uncharacterized protein isoform X1: MEMPSRAFWMMGHYHCGKKLGDAALQALTGRWGNYLRSLWQQLGRTTCRNSRIVGITLATMDLIGQLSGDLQLCQNSEFCRFSYSTYLIYIIIQVLCYDGSESFNSYVLDVWIIVNHQAFIFLMFNVAG; encoded by the exons ATGGAGATGCCATCGCGTGCATTTTGGATGATGGGACATTATCATTGTGGGAAGAAGTTAGGAG ATGCTGCTTTACAAGCCTTAACAGGAAGATGGGGGAATTACTTGAGATCCTTGTGGCAACAGCTGGGAAGGACTACCTGTAGAAATTCTCGTATTGTTGGCAT AACATTGGCAACTATGGATTTGATTGGTCAGTTGTCTGGAGACTTGCAACTTTGTCAGAACTCCGAATTCTGTAGGTTTTCATATTCCACTTACCTGATATACATAATTATTCAAGTTTTATGCTATGATGGCAGTGAAAGTTTTAATAGCTATGTTTTAGATGTGTGGATTATTGTAAATCATCAGGCTTTCATATTCCTGATGTTCAATGTAGCAggataa